Part of the Triticum aestivum cultivar Chinese Spring chromosome 4D, IWGSC CS RefSeq v2.1, whole genome shotgun sequence genome is shown below.
TGACATAGGCAATGAGGGGTAAAAATGTCCACAGAATGCTTTGGAGAAGGTCAAACCCCTTTGACTGGACAGAAACATCATGAAGGGTATTGCCATCAGCACACcaaacggaagaggggcaaagttgAACACATGATTTTTTTAGGGGTAAAGAtgagagtgggcgcaaattagggAAAGAATGGAATTGTCCCTAAATATTTTCAGCATGCAAATTTCACCATAAATGTTGTTAGTGCGTTGTCTAAACAGAATGATGAGTTGCTAGCAAATCAAGATGCTGAAATTGCATGCGGCGTTGAATTGGGTGAGCTTGATAAAGGGAAAGGGGCAGGGAGACACACAAGATGGAGTTCTCACTTTAAGTTAATTAATAGCTTGAGGAAGGTGTTTGGTGCTATGATTGCATTTCTACGGAGTATAGCAAATGAGCATTCAGTCACACCGATATTCTCATGGAGATGAACTGGGCGCCTTGAACATGATTATCTCTTTTGATTTTGTATTCATTCTACATCTTATGGAGAAAATTATGGAGATCACAGATGTCCTGTGCCAAATGCTCCAAAGGAAGTCTTTGGACAATTTAAACGCGTTACATTGTGTTTGAAACACAAAGTTGCTACTTGGTGAACTGCTTCTAGAGAAGATTGAATCGTTTTTCCTAAAATATGATATTGATATTTCTAATTTTAATTCCGAGTATGTCTCTTTTTCCTATATTCAGATTGGAACGTTAATTATCACAAGTATTAATCTCCAATACAGGTTGCAATTTGTAGGTACGTTGATATGACTAAGTGTCGAAACAAGCACGACAACAACACAACACTGCACCACTATAAATCCAGCGTTGCTATAGATTAGCAATTGATTGAGCTAAATGAATGGTTAGGCGTTGAAGGTACTGAGCTTGTGAGAATTTTTTTGTAACCCTAGATTCTTGTCATGATACATTTGGTGTGTCAAATATAGGCACTCTAGCAGAAAAGTTTTATCCCCTCAATTTTCTCTCTAAGACGTGGCTCTGTTAAAGTCTCAACTTCTCCATTTCATATTGGAAGTTCACTCACATCCAGATCTAGAATGCTTACATTCACCTTCTAATCATATATATTCAAGAGAGTGTGATCCCCACTAatatatttatctcaacatgcaagtatGCCACATTACCATACAATTATTGATGGAATAAGACCCACGCATGGAAATTATTTTTCATTCTATtattctacttatattcaataaGTATTTTACATCCTCAGATTCACGTCCGAGGCTCATTCCACATAGTCAAATATAATAAGTTGTATGTATTTTTTATTTTGGTTCATGTCCGAGGCCCATTCCACACAATCAAATCTTATTGAAATACATTGCAACCGATTACCGCAACAATGCACGGGGTATCATCTAGTGTGACTATTGGTTTGTTCAAAACGGTGAAGTTAGGACTATTCAATGGTTGATAGGCTATTATGGCTGGTTATTATTATTCCTCCAGTCTCAACAACAACCAATGGGCGAGCCTTTTCAGATATAAAACTAGTGAAGACATGTCTTCAAAACAAACTGAGTGATGATTTTTTTCTATGACATTACATGATCGTCTACATTGGAAAGGAAATAGTTGCAAAAGTCACACCTCTCATCGCCAAGATGGCAGCTAGAGGGGAGGGACCAAATGTATCCAATTTTAGAAATAAATTAAAAAGACAATAGTCATACctcggttttctgaagaaaaaaaccaCATTAAAGAGACCTGCGCTACTGACTTTTTTGGAGGAAAACACGCTTGCCTTTATCGCTCAATTGAAAGGTTTACATGAATAATAGAACTATCGAAGGGATGTAAAAGCCACAGGTGGCGACCCTCATCTAGGTGTAAAGCATGTTTAGCTAACTGATCTGCCTCCGTATTTGACCGTGACCTTCATAGACAAAGAAGCAAGACTAAAACTCCCTAGATGTCTCATTAATCTCCTTTACAGCTGGTGCTATGATCCCAAGGGTGCCCAGTGTTAATATCCGTCACTACCATACTGCAATCCGAGGCCACTCTTAGGTGTTGAATCATCAAGTCTTGCGCCAAAGCTAGTCCTTCTTGGCATGTCAGGGCTTCTAGTGTAGTTGGATTCGTCAGTCCATGAAAGACCATCACTGAGAAGCCTAGATAAGCCCCTTGTCGGTCATGTCACACATCACTGGTCGACCCAACTTGTGTGTTCTTTCATACCGCAACATCAACATTTGTCTTGCTGCAACCCTGTGGTGCTAGGATCCACACATGTACAAGCGCAGGTGCATGATGTCGGTGTTGGGGTGGGTGTACAGGTGATGCCAACTCCAGGTCCGTCAGGTACCTGCTAATGAACAAGTGAGTAGACATAGGACTTTGATGTTCTCCTTCATGGATTAGCTTACGGCGAGTTGACGAAATCGTCCATAGAGTTACCGCAAGAGTAAATGGTTTACCGATGGTGCCAATTTTGCCACTTTAATCCCACTTATCTTCGAAGACAGATCCTAAAAGCCCTCTGCTACCAATAAGAATAGGTAGGACAAGATTGGATCCCCTTGACGAATTCCCCTTGAAGGTTTAAATTGCTCGAGCTTTTTCCATTGAATAACACTGAGAATTTAATCGAGCTCACCATCCTCATAACTAAACTGATCCAAACTAGTGCAAAACCTAGCTTGGTCATTATAGCTTGGAGATAACTCCACTTCAATCGgtcataagccttcatcatatcaagttaTAGGGCACATAACTAATTTTTTGCGCTTCATAAAATGAAGATGTTCATATGCGGAGATGATATTGTCAATGATGAGATGTCCCGCAACAAAGGGCGACTGTTCCTCAGAGATGATCTCAGGAAGAAAGACTTTCAATCTATTGGCCAAAAAATTTGACGCGATTTTGTAAGCGATTTTGTAAAAATAGACCAATCGAGCGAACCCGTGTCAAGTGGGTGAGACCAGTTACCTTGAGGATCAGAAGTAAAATAGTGTCATTTAGCCCTTCCACATCCTCTTCTAGCCAATGCCTTTGGAAGAAGTCAGCTGAGTAATCGTGACCATCCAAGCCCGAAGCTTTGGTTGGCGCCATTTGAAATAGCGCATCTTTAATTTCTTCCTTATTGTATTCGCATAAACTCACCCCTATGAAAGCGCATACACACCCTAGACATATCAACTTGAGATTTACGAAATCATTGTAGGTGCCTCGTtgttgacgggaacgtctcctcccactaaaagcgcatcgccggaaatcctgaaataaattcaggaataatgcgcgTACCAGGACTTACCTTGGGGATAACACCGTTcctctaaccattcaaccacaggTTGCTTCGCAGTTTCTGATAAAAGGTTGTGACCATACCTTCGATGTTTCCATCTCATCCGCATTCTTGAAAGTTTTTTTTAGAATTCTCGCATCAGCCTACGCTACTGACTGACGGGTCATATTTGCAAGTACGGCCCGTGGGCCGTGGCCACTGCGGGCGGAGAGTCTCTCTGGCCGCGTGTTGAGTGATTCTGTTTAGCccattccatgaaggtggcgaaatCCAAATTAAAGTCTCTCGCCTACCACACTCGTCCGATGCTCAGCGTCCGCCCTTGATCGGACGGGCGTCGCGGCGTACAAGCCGTTCGCAGATCGTACCCACCTCAGCCACCTGGACACTTCTTCGAACTATAAATGGCACTGGGCGGCTCGTGCCGTCACTCCCACCTGCACTCTCGACCCACGCTTTCGACACACTCCCGATTCGTCGCCTTCGTCTTCCTAACAGAAGGAGAGAGAGCAGAGTAAGAGAGGATGGGGTCGGAGGGGCCGGGGCATGGGTTCGGATCCGGGGCGGCGGAGCGGGACATCGACGATCTCCCGCCGAACGACGCCAACTACACGGCGCTGACGCCGCTCTGGTTCCTGGAGCGGGCCGCCCTGGCCCAGCCGGACAGGGCGTCCGTCGTGCACGGCCCGGTCCGGTACACCTGGGCCGAGACCTACCGCCggtgccgccgcctcgcctctgcGCTGGCGCGCCGATCTGTCGGCCACGGCAGCACTGTAAATTTCTCTCCCCTGCTTTCCTAATTCCTAAAGAGTTGGTACATATTTTGTCCCTTAggcaaaaaagaaagaagaagaagcaagcaCGAGAGAGCTGATTGTGAGTCGGGGTAGATTCTGTGTTGTATGACCTCCATTCAGACTTAGCGTTTGATTTTTAGTATATTTTGGAGGATTCGACCCTATTTGGCACCCTGTGAAACTGAAACCTTGAGGATCAATGGATTCAGTTAGTAAATTGTGGGGCGCTTAAAGGGAAGAAGAACCATACCGAACTGGATTTCTTGTCATATTTATAGTCGGAGCCATGCTACTGTTTCTTTTTTCTATACTATATAATGGGAGATACGATCCACTTACTAATGTAAACTTTTATTCTATTTTTCCGGGGCACTCAGAAGTTCTAGAACTTTACCTTTCATTTCCAGTAGGATGGAAACATGGGATGCCTATAGTTCGAAAAAGAAACGAAATGAAAAGAACAAGCATAAGACAGCACTGGCACTGTTATCAGTTTGATGGAAACATGTGATCATGTCTCCACAAGGTGCTCCTAACATGTTGCCAAAAAAAGGGTGCTCGTAACCAAACACTAGTTCAGTACATCTGCTCATCAAAGAAAACACGGAAACGTCACTGTTTCTGGTCAAAAAGGATAAGCTTATCTCTTTTGTTTTGTTGGGCGTCTCTGTCCAAGATATTATTTGTAAGTCTGTTCAGACTATGAGGGTTATACTGACGTATCTTTCCTGCAAACGCCAAAGAAGCATGTGGAATGATGGTTTATTTTTTGTTTGCCAAGTCATAATTTGTACCCAATACCTGCGCCTATTTTTTAACTGTATTATGATTTTATATGGTTCATAGCTTCGCTGCATATTGCAGTGGCCTTTTTAGATTTTAGGATTAGACAGTACTTATTTGTTTTCCTGTTTGTTTGATTAGGTTGCTGTGATAGCTCCAAATGTTCCGGCAGTGTATGAAGCCCACTTCGGCGTTCCAATGTCTGGAGCTGTGGTGAACTGCGTAAACATCCGGTTAAATGCTGAGACGATCGCGTTCCTTCTTGACCATTCCGTGGCAGAAGTTGTGATGGTGGACCAAGAATTCTTCACCCTAGCCGAAGAATCTCTGAAGATAGTATCAGAGAAGAAGAAACAGAATTTTCGGCCTCCAACCCTAATTGTCATCGGCGATCCAACCTGTGAACCTAAGTCTCTACAATACGCTCTAGGACAAGGGGCCATCGAGTATGAGGAGTTCCTGAAAACCGGTGACCCAGAATTCAATTGGAAGCCTCCGAAGGATGAATGGCAGAGCATTGCCTTAGGTTACACTTCTGGGACTACTTCAAGCCCAAAAGGTGTCGTGTTGCACCACCGTGGCGCCTACCTCATGGCGCTCAGTGTTGCTATGGTGTGGGGAATGCCTGAAGGGGCTGTTTACCTGTGGACTTTGCCTATGTTCCATTGCAATGGTTGGTGTTACACCTGGGCGCTGGCTGCCTTCTGCGGAACCAGCATATGTCTTCGCCAGGTACGTTAAAGATCTGTCCTATCACTGGCAGCTGCTTAAATTAGCTTTGTAATGTCTGCAAATTGAGCTAATTTTGATGATGAAGACAAATGCTATGTTAATGCTGGTTGAGCTAATAATAGAGGTTATGCTATTGGAATCGAAATTCCTTTTCTGAGCctgggctcatctgcacccgtgttgaataaaaatatcaaaacaaatactaaaaaaattcaaaaaattccaattttttttccatggtagaaaatttgatgcgtgaggcccactccaattttcaaatcatttggacaaatgagcaactctcggcaaaaaagacaaattcagggtctgtaaaatagtttactgttcatatactgttttgacccgatttgtttttttttctgagagctactcagatgtccaaatgagctTTCCCATGGTAGAAAATTTGATGCGTGCGGCCcgctccaattttcaaatcatttggacaaatgagcaactctcggcaaaaaagacaaattcagggtcTGTAAAATAGTTTACTGTTTATatactgttttgacccgatttgttttttttctgagagctactcagatgtccaaatgagctaGAATTTCTCACGCAATAAATTTTCTACCATGGGAAAaatatttggaattttttgaattttttaagtattttttatgaatttttttgtggccgggtgcagatgagcctaggCACCGAATCGCTGCACTCGGAATCAGTACTTACTCACTGTTGCCAAGTTGCACAGATACAAAATTGCATCCAACACACCCAAAAAATCCACCTGCTGGGTGGAGTATGTAGCAAGAATGGAGTATATCATCTCTCATCCGTTGATATTTCAGACTGTTCTAGGATGCATTTCTGGTAGCAAATGTGTTATGCAACTATGCAAACTTTAGTTTAGCCTTCTAATACTAACTAACATGAATATCATTTCCAAGAGTAAAAAAGAAACAAGATAAAACAACTGTGCAATACATTCATTCATCTGATGCTATGTGTCAAATTTGATTCTCAAGACCCATTCATTGTGCTTGTGCAGGTGAGCACAAAGGCTATATACACTGGTATTGCAAAACAAGGAGTGACACATTTCTGCGCTGCGCCGGTCGTCATGAACAATCTCATAAACGCTCCTGCAAGCGAGACCTTCCTGCCACTCCCCCGTGTGGTCAATGTCATGGTGGCCGGAGCCGCCCCGACACCATCGCTTCTTGCGGCGCTCTCTATCCGCGGTTTCCGTGTCACCCACACTTACGGCCTGTCTGAGACCTATGGCCCGTCGACGGTGTGCGCGTGGAAGCCCGAGTGGGACGACCTGCCGCTGGAGGAGCGCTCCCGTCTGCACTGCCGGCAGGGCATCAGGTACACCGCACTGGAAGGCCTGGACGTGGTTGATCCCAAGACAATGGTCCCCGTCCCGGCCGATGGCAAGTCCTACGGGGAGATCGTGATGAGGGGCAACGCCGTGATGAAGGGCTACCTGAAGAACCCCAAGGCGAACGCCGAGGCGTTCGCGCACGGCTGGTACCACTCCGGCGACCTCGGCGTGAAGCACCCCGACGGTTACGTCGAAGTCAAGGACCGGATGAAGGACATCATCATCTCCGGCGGGGAGAACATCAGCACCCTGGAGGTGGAGAAGGTGGTGTACATGCACCCGGCGGTCCTGGAGGCCTCGGTGGTCGCCAGGGCCGACGAGCGGTGGGGGGAGTCGCCCTGTGCCTTCGTTACCCTCAAGGAAGGGGCCGGTGGCTCCGACGAGGCGGCGCTGGCGAACGACATCATGAGGTTCTGCCGGGAAAGGATGCCGGCCTACTGGGTCCCCAAGTCGGTCGTCTTCGGGCCGTTGCCCAAGACGGCGACGGGGAAGATCAAGAAGCACGAGCTGAGGGCCAAGGCCAAGGAGCTTGGCCCTGTGAAGAAGAGCAGGATGTGAGCTCCAATGCTGAGATACACATACGTGTAGTGGACTGTGGACGATAGCGCCATCGTGAATAAAGGTTATGCTCTGGGTAAATTCCCAAGTGAAGGCTTGTCTTTATAAGAAATTCAAGCACTCGTTTTCTTTCAAGAAAATACGTACAAGAGGGAGATAGAACACGAACTCTGCTTCTGTGTTCCGCTGTGTTTTGTTGTTCAGATAAAGCCCTCATGGCTTACGCTGTGTAGCCTCTTCTAGTCTTGTGTGATAGTGCATAACCAAATGGAGGCGGTTGTTGTGGTCGCTTGAGCGTGCAGATCACCTTTTTGCCCTGACTTCGTCCCACCAAGCGCATCATTTTCTTAGAAACCGTATCGATTTGAATCATCGTGTGTTATGACTATCAATATTTTCTTAGCATCGTGGCTTGACAGAGTGGAAGCCTAAGTTTTTTTTTTTGACAATCGACACTGCTACTGACTGCAAAAAGGTTGCTGCAGAAGCTTCGATTTGTTTGGACGCGAATCGTTCGCCGCGGGCATCGTTGGAAACGACCGGGAAAACCTCCGGTCCGGCATCGTTGCCCTCAGTTTTTCTCGTCCTTGGTACCGAGGCAAGGATCGTGTGACCGGGAAAACCAATGGCCAGGTCCCGGCAACGACAGACGCGAGCTTCATTTCGTGCACGTCCAATCCAAGACCTTTCCCGCTACTGTACAAGCGCGGCGCATGGAGACTGCCCCGCTACGGTACAGAGCGGCGAATGCGCCAGTCGACGTCGCAGGATCTCCCCGCTCGCAACGGGACCATACATTACACCGGAACCGGACGGACGGGCGTCGCCGATAAACTAACAACGGAACGCCACCCACCCACCCCGGCCGGCTGCCGCGCCACGAGCCGTGGCGGCGGATCCCCACCACCCGCTCCTCACCCCCCTCTCCACGATCGCCCCACCGGCATCGGCATGGCATATATAACGCAAGCCAAGCCGGGCGCAGCGCCCCCATTTGATCGGCGATACCGTGCCAAGTCAAAGTCACACGAGCGACCCActcaggggagagagagaggcggggGCAGCCGGCCGCGGCGTTGGGGAGAAATGGCGGCGGAGAGGGACGTCGACGACCTGCCGCGGAACGCGGCCAACTACACGGCGCTCACGCCGCTCTGGTTCCTCGAGCGCGCCGCGCTGGCGCACCCGGCCCGCGCGTCCCTCGTGCACGGCGCCCTGCGCTACACCTGGGCCGACACctaccgccgctgccgccgcctcgcctccgccCTCGCCCGCCGCTCCGTCGCCCACGGGAGCACGGTACGGGATGCCATCTCCCTTCTCCTCCATTTCTCCCCTCTCCCCCCTTCCTCTAGGTGTGCCTCTGGTCCGGTGTGTTCTGAGGGAACTGTGCCATAGGCCGTACCTCCCTAGACTTGCACGCTCGTGTCCTATCAACTTCACACATCAGGTCCTACGAACTTGTATACGTGTGTCAGTAGAGACGCGAAGTTATTTTGATTGTCAAACAATGATCCTGTGACACTTTAACCCTACAGAATCCAAAGTTTGACCATGTGGTTGCTTAGTAAGATCGATCAAATATTGCAATTTTTTCACCAAATATTCGAATTACATATAACAGTTCCCCGTTGATTTCACTCGTAAGCACATGATAAAATTCAGTTGGTATTTAGCTCAAGTGTCGTACCATATCTGCTTACAAATAATAGACTGAAATGTGTAGATTCAAGTTCGCACAAGTGTAAGGACCTGGCTATACCGCACTCTATTCGAAAAAACAAAACATAGAAACTTTCCATTTGGTCATTCAACTTGCCCTGAGAGGTAAAACGTTATTTTCTGACTGTGTCAGTAGAGACCCGAAACAGTTTTGATTATCAACCAGTGACCCTATGACACTTTAATCCTATTGAACCCAATGTTTGACCATGTAGTTGCTTAATCAGATTGACCAGATCTTGTAAAACTTTCAGCAAATGTTTGAATTCCATATAACAGTTCCTCGTTGATTTCAATTTTGAGCGCATGGTAAATTTCAATTGGGATTTAGCTCAGGTGTCATACCATCTCTACTTACAAATAATCGACTGAAATGTTTAGATTCAAGTTCACACAAGTGTAAGGACCTGGCTATACGCATTCTATCCGGACAAAAAACATAGAAACTTTCCATTCAATCATTCAAAGTTCAAACTTGTCTTGAGCGGTAAAATGTTATTTACGGAGAGTCAGGAATAGATAGCATCTCGTTATTCACTTACGCTACCTTCAAAATTTTATTCCAAAAAACATAACATAGAAACTTTCCATTTGATCATTCAAACTTGCCTTGAGCGGTAAAACGTTATTTTCGGAGAGTCAGAAATATATATATTCTCGTTATTCCCTTATGCTACCTTCAAAAGGTTATATACGTAGCTATTTGTGGTCATAAATGAGCTTTCAGCTCCTGGATTTCTTGTAACAGATATGAGGTCCCATCATTTGATAGACTATTAATAGATGGGTGGGTGAATGTTGCGCTTCTTCAGCCCTCAACTTCTCGTATGATAGGAAGGCATGTTAAAAGCTTCTCCTTTCAACACACATGTCTTGTGCATTTCAATTAAACAAACACATGCTGAGATTTGATGGTTCACATGAATACAGAAATGGAGTGGCATACTTCTCAAAATGAAGTTGTAAAGGATATTGTTTCACGTATTGCTGTATCCACATGCTGTTATCGTTTCTATTGAATGAATGGCATACAGCAGCCAgttcatccaaaagtccgaactgatggagaaGGGTGGACAATGTATTTCAACATTTCCATGTTTCTGTACAACCAGTTTGTTTCAAGTTTGCACCATCCCAGGCTTGGGCTAGTGAGCAGAGAGGTTGGTTACAAATTTCAAACAGAGGCCAATATTTAACTTTAAGGGAACAATCCCCCAGCCATGTGCCATGCCAGAAGCTAACACTTTTCCCATTCCCCACATTCCATTTGTAAAATGTGTTAGAGGCACTTAAAGCCCAGGTAATGCCTTTCCAGAATGGAGATCCAACCCCATTTCTAGGCCAATACATTAGGGTTTTCTGTGTTGTACTAATGATCAATCAGAATTCTCCAATTCCTCCCCTCACTGTCAAAATATCTTTTCCGGCAAGAGGCTAGAAGagccatattaaaatctctaataTTTGGAACACCCAGTTCACCAAAATCATTCCTTCTGGACACCAATTCCCAGTTGGCAAGgtgatatctatgattatcacCTATATTCCCCCCCAAAGAAGTGGGCCATCTGGTAGTTGATTACATTTATCGCCCATTTTGGAAATTTAATAATTGCCATTAGGTATGCAGGGATGCTCACAATGCAGGCACATAGTAAAATTAATTTGCCCCTGTAGGACAGAGTCCTACCATCCAGCCAGAGATGTTTCTAATTATCCTATCAATAATAGGTTGTAGATCTTCTCTACGCAATTTATCATAGTGCAGTGGAACACCCAAGTATTTGATGGGAAAAGACCCCAATTAGCAACAGAAATTTTGAGCAAAAGATTTACAACCTATTACTCCCATCACTCTATTCATCTTGTCGACACCAAAACTTGTGTTTTCAAAGTTCAAACATTCAATAGATTTGCATTATACAGAAGATTAACTGCAGAAATCACCTTGAAGACAGTAATTTCTCTTCAAGTGCTACTATAGTAGTTTGATTGACTATTTCGTGCTAGCTAATACTACAGCATGCATAGAGTATATTCTGTTATGTTTATATTGATTATCTTCTCTTATATCTGTTAGGTGGCTGTAATAGCTCCAAATATCCCAGCAATTTATGAAGCTCATTTTGGAGTCCCCATGGCTGGAGCAGTGGTCAACTGTGTCAACATTCGATTAA
Proteins encoded:
- the LOC123097694 gene encoding acetate--CoA ligase CCL3, with the protein product MGSEGPGHGFGSGAAERDIDDLPPNDANYTALTPLWFLERAALAQPDRASVVHGPVRYTWAETYRRCRRLASALARRSVGHGSTVAVIAPNVPAVYEAHFGVPMSGAVVNCVNIRLNAETIAFLLDHSVAEVVMVDQEFFTLAEESLKIVSEKKKQNFRPPTLIVIGDPTCEPKSLQYALGQGAIEYEEFLKTGDPEFNWKPPKDEWQSIALGYTSGTTSSPKGVVLHHRGAYLMALSVAMVWGMPEGAVYLWTLPMFHCNGWCYTWALAAFCGTSICLRQVSTKAIYTGIAKQGVTHFCAAPVVMNNLINAPASETFLPLPRVVNVMVAGAAPTPSLLAALSIRGFRVTHTYGLSETYGPSTVCAWKPEWDDLPLEERSRLHCRQGIRYTALEGLDVVDPKTMVPVPADGKSYGEIVMRGNAVMKGYLKNPKANAEAFAHGWYHSGDLGVKHPDGYVEVKDRMKDIIISGGENISTLEVEKVVYMHPAVLEASVVARADERWGESPCAFVTLKEGAGGSDEAALANDIMRFCRERMPAYWVPKSVVFGPLPKTATGKIKKHELRAKAKELGPVKKSRM